The proteins below are encoded in one region of Patescibacteria group bacterium:
- the ileS gene encoding isoleucine--tRNA ligase: MDGFFVLKMKKQQFQPVPAQMDFPAMERDLLRAWYESGLVEKYLHKNDKSKKKFSFLDGPITANNPMGVHHAWGRTYKDLFQRYHNMKGEKQRFQNGFDCQGLWVEVEVEKELGFKTKKDIELYGVAEFVNRCKERVLKYSSIQTEQSKRLGYFMDWENSYFTMSEENNYTIWNFLKVCFERGWIYKGHESVPWCPRCETAISQHEMLTEDYKELTHKSIYMRFPIVDRDKEYLLVWTTTPWTIPANIAVAVDENFDYVLAEDEKGDKYWLVKQSKDRLMGEARVTREAKGKDLTGLKYRGAFDNLEVVKKAAENPKFHTVVATDPLLMPITTTEGTGMVHTAVSAGEEDFRLGKKLGLPMIPVIADNADYLPTLEYLAGRNAKKHPEIVLDLMTERGFAWQIEDYTHRYPACWRCKTELVWKVADEWYIAMDEADPTDKKKRTLREQLMAVAQKITWLPAFGLDRELDWLKNMHDWLISKPNRYWGLALPIYECKKCGHFEVVGSKEELHQRAVEGWEKFEDHSPHKPWVDEVKIKCSKCGETVSRIPDVGNPWLDAGIVSFSTLDYLHNRKYWEEWFPADFITESFPGQFKNWFYSLITMSTVLEKTNPMKTVLGFGTMLDTQGRPFHKSLGNAIEFVEGADKFGADIIRWFCESGNPANNIYFDANVATEVKRKFYLMLWNVYAFFITYARLDNWQPKKTVSKNVLDRWILARLNETIELNTMGLDKYDAMTPAKATEDFVNDLSTWYLRRSRDRRDDEFYGTTYEVLVTLSKLLAPFMPFVTEEIYHNLTSNKSVHLENWPKAGKVDKKLLEEMATVRKIAELTHAQRKAANIRLRQPLAKFEIRNLKFELNEELVELLKEETNVKNVVQTLGKGELNVELDTKLTPELEAAGTARDLVREIQEARKAAGTSLDEKVVVYLPDWPKEYTDYISRETLATKLVKGNELRIERV, encoded by the coding sequence ATGGACGGTTTTTTTGTACTAAAAATGAAGAAACAGCAATTTCAACCGGTTCCGGCACAGATGGATTTTCCGGCCATGGAACGCGACTTATTGCGGGCGTGGTACGAATCCGGTTTGGTGGAAAAATATCTGCATAAAAATGACAAATCAAAAAAGAAATTCTCCTTTCTTGATGGCCCAATAACCGCTAACAATCCGATGGGAGTGCATCATGCCTGGGGTCGGACCTACAAAGATCTCTTCCAGCGCTACCATAACATGAAAGGCGAAAAGCAACGGTTCCAGAATGGTTTTGACTGCCAGGGCTTGTGGGTAGAAGTGGAAGTGGAAAAGGAGCTGGGTTTTAAGACCAAGAAGGATATCGAGCTCTACGGTGTGGCGGAATTCGTTAATCGCTGCAAAGAAAGAGTCCTTAAGTACTCTTCGATCCAAACAGAGCAAAGCAAACGCCTCGGCTATTTTATGGACTGGGAAAACTCGTACTTTACTATGTCTGAAGAAAACAACTATACGATCTGGAATTTTTTGAAAGTCTGTTTTGAACGCGGCTGGATTTATAAAGGCCACGAATCAGTGCCCTGGTGTCCGCGCTGCGAAACGGCGATTTCCCAACACGAGATGCTGACTGAAGACTACAAAGAACTGACTCACAAATCAATTTACATGCGTTTTCCAATCGTGGATCGGGATAAAGAGTATCTTCTGGTTTGGACAACGACTCCCTGGACTATTCCGGCCAACATTGCCGTTGCCGTCGACGAAAATTTTGATTATGTCCTGGCGGAAGACGAGAAAGGGGATAAGTATTGGCTTGTCAAACAGTCCAAAGACAGACTGATGGGGGAGGCGAGGGTGACAAGGGAGGCAAAAGGTAAAGACCTGACGGGACTGAAGTACCGCGGAGCTTTCGATAATCTCGAAGTGGTTAAGAAAGCGGCCGAAAATCCAAAGTTCCACACGGTTGTTGCCACTGATCCGCTGCTAATGCCTATCACGACGACAGAGGGAACGGGAATGGTGCATACGGCGGTCTCGGCCGGAGAAGAAGATTTCAGACTGGGCAAAAAACTGGGATTGCCTATGATCCCGGTGATTGCGGATAACGCGGACTATCTGCCGACGCTGGAATATCTGGCTGGCCGGAACGCCAAGAAACACCCGGAAATAGTTTTGGATTTGATGACCGAGCGGGGTTTTGCCTGGCAAATTGAGGATTACACTCACCGCTATCCGGCCTGCTGGCGCTGTAAAACGGAGCTGGTTTGGAAAGTCGCTGACGAATGGTACATCGCCATGGACGAGGCCGACCCGACGGATAAGAAAAAGAGAACTCTACGCGAACAGCTGATGGCGGTGGCTCAAAAAATCACCTGGTTGCCGGCATTCGGTTTGGACCGGGAGCTGGATTGGCTTAAAAATATGCATGATTGGTTGATTTCCAAACCAAACCGCTATTGGGGCTTAGCTTTGCCGATATACGAATGTAAAAAGTGTGGCCACTTTGAGGTGGTCGGCAGTAAGGAGGAATTGCACCAAAGAGCGGTCGAAGGTTGGGAAAAGTTTGAAGACCATTCGCCTCATAAACCCTGGGTTGATGAAGTAAAAATCAAATGTTCCAAGTGCGGGGAAACGGTATCCCGAATACCGGATGTCGGAAACCCCTGGCTAGACGCGGGAATCGTTTCGTTCTCGACCTTAGATTATCTGCATAACCGGAAGTACTGGGAAGAATGGTTTCCGGCAGATTTCATTACTGAATCTTTCCCCGGCCAGTTTAAGAATTGGTTTTATTCGCTAATTACCATGAGTACCGTCCTGGAAAAAACAAACCCAATGAAAACAGTTTTAGGCTTCGGGACAATGCTGGATACTCAAGGCAGGCCATTCCATAAGAGTTTAGGTAACGCCATAGAATTTGTTGAGGGAGCTGACAAATTTGGTGCGGATATTATTCGGTGGTTTTGTGAATCGGGAAATCCGGCTAACAATATTTATTTTGACGCTAATGTGGCCACAGAAGTAAAAAGAAAATTTTACCTGATGCTATGGAATGTCTACGCTTTTTTTATCACCTATGCCCGGTTGGATAATTGGCAGCCGAAGAAAACGGTGAGTAAAAATGTTTTGGACCGGTGGATTTTAGCCCGACTGAACGAAACTATCGAGCTAAATACCATGGGGTTGGATAAATATGACGCGATGACGCCGGCTAAGGCCACCGAAGACTTCGTTAATGACCTTTCTACCTGGTATCTGCGTCGGAGCCGGGACCGCAGAGATGACGAATTTTATGGCACTACTTACGAAGTGTTAGTGACTTTGAGTAAACTTCTGGCTCCATTTATGCCTTTTGTCACGGAAGAGATATATCACAACCTGACGAGTAATAAAAGTGTTCATCTAGAAAACTGGCCAAAAGCGGGGAAAGTTGATAAAAAACTCCTGGAAGAGATGGCGACAGTACGAAAAATAGCCGAATTAACCCACGCGCAACGGAAAGCGGCGAATATCAGACTTCGACAACCACTCGCCAAATTTGAAATTCGAAATTTGAAATTTGAATTGAATGAAGAATTAGTAGAATTATTGAAAGAAGAAACTAACGTTAAAAACGTAGTACAAACATTGGGTAAAGGAGAACTAAATGTAGAATTGGATACAAAACTGACCCCGGAGCTGGAAGCGGCAGGGACAGCGCGGGACTTGGTGCGGGAAATTCAGGAGGCCAGAAAAGCGGCCGGAACCAGCCTGGACGAAAAAGTTGTCGTCTATCTTCCCGATTGGCCGAAGGAGTATACTGACTACATTTCCCGGGAAACTTTAGCTACAAAACTTGTTAAAGGGAATGAACTTCGCATCGAAAGGGTTTGA
- the rodA gene encoding rod shape-determining protein RodA, translating into MNFASKGFDFSIVVCILVLCGFGVAIIGSVASSLAASQVFYYLIGFVLFYIFSKIDYRVFGSIWKQIYAVSLGLLLVTLILGLESRGAMRWISILGFRLQFSEVLKPFLLSSLAVFLTEGRTNFKKYLTAALLGVVPMLLIFKQPDLGSALVYLAGFGTMIFLSGINIFYLVAAGVGGIIFLPLFWHFLADYQKNRIISFVNPASDPLGASYNAIQATIAVGSGQLFGLGLGRGTQSQLLFLPEHHTDFVFASLAEELGFIGAGVLLLVYFVLIWRIFKISQAAPDKLGRVLSSGLAMMLLGQIFINIGMNMGIMPVTGITLPLVSYGGSSVLATFIALGIVENIAQERSF; encoded by the coding sequence ATGAACTTCGCATCGAAAGGGTTTGACTTCAGTATTGTTGTTTGTATTCTCGTTCTTTGCGGCTTTGGGGTGGCAATTATTGGCAGCGTTGCCTCATCGCTTGCGGCTTCGCAGGTATTTTACTATCTGATTGGTTTTGTTCTGTTTTATATCTTTTCCAAAATCGATTACCGGGTATTTGGCAGTATCTGGAAACAAATTTACGCGGTTTCTCTTGGATTACTCCTTGTAACTTTAATTTTAGGGCTGGAAAGCCGAGGGGCGATGAGATGGATTTCCATCCTTGGTTTCCGGCTGCAATTTTCGGAGGTCTTAAAGCCGTTTTTATTGTCCAGTCTGGCAGTTTTTCTTACTGAAGGAAGGACAAATTTTAAAAAATACCTGACGGCGGCGCTTCTGGGGGTAGTGCCCATGCTTCTAATTTTCAAGCAGCCGGATTTGGGCAGTGCCCTGGTTTATCTGGCTGGGTTTGGGACGATGATCTTTCTTTCGGGAATAAATATCTTCTATCTGGTAGCCGCCGGAGTTGGAGGAATAATATTTTTACCTTTGTTCTGGCATTTTTTGGCAGATTACCAAAAAAACCGAATCATAAGCTTTGTGAACCCAGCTTCAGATCCGCTCGGAGCCAGTTATAATGCCATTCAGGCGACTATCGCTGTGGGCTCGGGCCAACTATTTGGTTTGGGATTGGGTCGGGGAACTCAATCGCAACTGCTTTTTTTGCCGGAGCACCACACGGATTTTGTTTTTGCTTCCCTGGCTGAAGAACTGGGCTTTATCGGGGCCGGAGTGCTGCTTTTGGTTTATTTTGTTCTGATCTGGAGGATTTTTAAGATCAGCCAGGCGGCGCCTGATAAGCTCGGTCGGGTCCTTTCCTCCGGTTTGGCAATGATGCTTTTGGGCCAAATTTTTATTAATATTGGCATGAATATGGGCATTATGCCGGTTACCGGAATCACTTTGCCGCTTGTCTCCTATGGCGGTTCTTCGGTTCTGGCAACCTTCATTGCCCTGGGAATTGTGGAAAATATTGCGCAAGAGCGGTCTTTTTAG
- the ftsW gene encoding putative lipid II flippase FtsW, with translation MARGHQVIGFQKILLVVVFLLLFGLLVVYDASSATGAQTFNDKYFFLKEQLKWAVVGIMAAVFAYFFDYRQLKKLALPALAVTLVLMVAVFLPGIGLRSNGASRWINLGFTVLQPSELAKLSLIIYLSAWLTTKEKGRLPAFILLVGFLVGLIMLQPDMGTAIVLFLTAMILYFLSDNELLGLIFMLPLIMLGGLGLAIKSPYRVKRLLTFLNPDTDPLGASYHIRQALIALGSGGIFGLGLGNSRQKYSYLPEATTDSIFAIIGEELGLIGAVALILIFAVFFLQATRLTLQVEDNFGRLLGLGIIAWLAVQTLVNLGSIVALIPLTGVPLPFISYGGSALVVELIGIGILGNIWRQNLS, from the coding sequence ATGGCTCGGGGTCATCAAGTAATAGGTTTTCAAAAGATCCTTCTGGTTGTGGTTTTTCTACTGCTTTTCGGACTTCTGGTGGTTTATGATGCCTCATCCGCCACTGGCGCCCAAACATTCAACGATAAATATTTTTTTTTGAAGGAGCAACTTAAGTGGGCCGTGGTTGGAATAATGGCCGCTGTTTTTGCCTATTTTTTCGACTACCGGCAGCTTAAGAAACTGGCTTTGCCGGCATTGGCGGTCACTTTGGTTTTAATGGTTGCCGTTTTCCTTCCCGGCATAGGCCTCCGGTCTAATGGAGCCTCACGCTGGATTAATTTGGGTTTTACCGTTTTGCAGCCGTCAGAACTGGCGAAATTGTCTTTAATAATTTACCTTTCTGCCTGGCTGACGACTAAAGAGAAAGGCAGGCTGCCGGCTTTTATTCTCCTGGTCGGCTTTTTAGTTGGCTTAATCATGCTCCAGCCCGATATGGGCACAGCTATCGTCCTGTTTTTGACCGCGATGATTTTATATTTTTTATCTGATAATGAACTTTTGGGTTTGATATTTATGCTGCCTTTGATTATGCTCGGCGGTCTTGGCCTGGCGATTAAATCGCCCTACCGGGTAAAAAGATTACTAACTTTCCTTAATCCGGATACCGACCCGCTGGGTGCTTCCTATCATATTCGTCAGGCTTTGATTGCCCTGGGCAGCGGTGGAATATTTGGCTTGGGTTTAGGCAATTCCCGGCAAAAATATTCTTATCTTCCTGAGGCCACTACTGACTCTATCTTTGCCATAATCGGCGAAGAATTGGGGTTGATCGGAGCAGTCGCCCTGATTTTGATTTTTGCCGTTTTTTTTCTTCAGGCGACGCGGCTGACTCTTCAGGTGGAGGACAATTTCGGCCGGCTTTTGGGTCTGGGGATCATTGCCTGGTTGGCCGTCCAAACTCTGGTTAATCTCGGATCAATTGTGGCCTTAATTCCCCTGACCGGCGTGCCGCTGCCTTTCATTTCCTACGGCGGGTCGGCTTTGGTGGTAGAGTTAATAGGGATTGGAATTCTAGGTAATATCTGGCGACAAAATCTATCATGA
- the ftsA gene encoding cell division protein FtsA, producing MAKDKIITAIDVGSSKITTIIASNIKEDKLSVIGVSTVNSKGLRKGQIVDIEETVSAISESVDAAERMAGVSIGSAHVSVGGGHIASQNSKGVVAVAQPEGEINNLDVERVVEAAKAISMPSSREILHVIPRDFVVDGQGGVKDPMGMTGVRLEVDTQIVTGATTAIRNLGKCINEVGVEIEGLVFSGLASSEAVLSDTEKELGVVLVDIGAGTTDVAVWVDGALSYSSVLPVGARNVTNDIAVGLRVSLESAEKIKLFLSRKDKPKLGVETPKSSDELDLESLSLPEDVRKISRKTLIDGIIKPRLLEIFTFVGMEIQKSGFAGMTPSGVVITGGGAETVGIVECCRQRLAMPCRTGAPFGKPADGGGNGETALTGLIDELVSPQYSTAVGLILYGAKDTGTNSVHKLPSLSLPNIGGFGRIAQSLPLKNFLPKLGNFVKGFLP from the coding sequence ATGGCAAAAGACAAAATTATTACTGCAATTGATGTCGGTTCCTCAAAAATCACGACGATTATCGCCTCGAACATAAAGGAAGATAAACTTTCCGTTATTGGTGTTTCCACGGTTAATTCAAAGGGCCTGCGCAAGGGCCAGATTGTGGATATTGAAGAAACGGTGAGCGCGATTTCCGAGAGTGTGGATGCCGCGGAGCGGATGGCCGGAGTTTCGATCGGATCGGCTCATGTCTCGGTAGGAGGAGGTCATATTGCCAGTCAGAATAGCAAGGGAGTTGTGGCCGTGGCTCAGCCTGAAGGTGAGATAAATAATTTGGACGTGGAGCGGGTTGTGGAGGCGGCCAAGGCAATTTCCATGCCTTCATCACGGGAAATTCTTCATGTGATCCCGCGGGATTTTGTGGTTGACGGTCAAGGTGGCGTTAAAGACCCAATGGGCATGACTGGGGTTCGGTTGGAAGTGGACACGCAAATTGTTACTGGAGCCACAACGGCTATCCGTAATTTGGGGAAATGTATTAATGAAGTGGGCGTGGAAATCGAAGGCCTGGTTTTTTCCGGTCTGGCTTCTTCCGAAGCGGTTCTTTCTGACACGGAAAAAGAACTGGGAGTCGTGCTGGTAGACATTGGGGCCGGGACGACAGATGTAGCTGTTTGGGTTGACGGCGCGCTGTCTTATTCCAGTGTTTTGCCTGTGGGAGCGCGTAATGTGACCAATGATATCGCCGTGGGCCTTCGCGTCAGTCTGGAAAGCGCCGAGAAAATTAAGTTATTCCTGTCGCGTAAGGACAAACCCAAACTTGGAGTGGAAACCCCAAAATCTTCTGACGAACTGGACTTGGAATCGCTGAGTCTTCCTGAAGATGTGAGGAAGATCTCGCGCAAAACCCTGATTGATGGGATTATTAAGCCCCGTTTGCTGGAGATTTTTACCTTTGTGGGAATGGAAATTCAAAAAAGCGGCTTTGCAGGAATGACACCCTCCGGAGTGGTAATTACCGGGGGTGGTGCGGAAACGGTGGGGATTGTGGAATGCTGCCGACAGCGGCTGGCTATGCCCTGTCGGACAGGTGCCCCGTTTGGCAAGCCAGCTGACGGTGGCGGTAATGGGGAAACGGCTTTAACGGGGCTGATTGACGAACTGGTTTCCCCGCAGTATTCTACAGCTGTCGGACTGATTCTTTACGGCGCAAAAGATACGGGAACTAATAGTGTTCACAAACTGCCCTCTCTGTCCTTGCCAAATATCGGCGGGTTTGGTAGGATAGCGCAAAGCCTGCCCCTGAAGAATTTCCTGCCGAAATTGGGGAATTTCGTTAAGGGGTTTCTGCCTTAA
- a CDS encoding HAD family phosphatase gives MIKAVIFDFGGVIVPDLYTPFVAGHKITCEDKATKGLATKEELIEELDRTFGPGKGKELDAVILAEYPKADPQIIELIKSLKPKYKIGCLSNNFSFWGQAAKSQAYMSLFDTIVISADVGLAKPDPEIYLLTAKKLGVAPEECVFIDNLGSNVRGAESVGMQGITFNNAEELKKELEGFLDEQL, from the coding sequence ATGATTAAAGCTGTTATTTTCGACTTCGGAGGAGTAATTGTTCCGGATTTATACACTCCTTTTGTAGCCGGGCATAAAATCACTTGCGAGGACAAGGCTACTAAGGGCTTGGCAACGAAAGAAGAATTAATTGAGGAGCTTGACCGGACTTTCGGCCCGGGGAAAGGAAAAGAACTAGACGCAGTTATCCTGGCTGAGTATCCTAAAGCCGACCCGCAGATTATTGAATTAATCAAAAGCCTGAAACCAAAATACAAAATCGGTTGCCTGAGCAATAATTTTTCCTTTTGGGGCCAGGCGGCAAAATCGCAAGCGTATATGTCCTTGTTTGATACGATAGTCATATCTGCTGATGTTGGATTAGCAAAACCGGATCCGGAGATATACTTGCTGACAGCCAAAAAACTTGGAGTCGCACCTGAGGAGTGTGTTTTTATTGATAATCTTGGATCGAATGTCCGCGGGGCGGAAAGTGTGGGGATGCAAGGAATTACTTTTAATAATGCTGAAGAACTGAAGAAGGAGCTTGAGGGCTTTTTAGATGAGCAACTATAG
- a CDS encoding UDP-N-acetylglucosamine--N-acetylmuramyl-(pentapeptide) pyrophosphoryl-undecaprenol N-acetylglucosamine transferase, whose protein sequence is MKKIFITGGHFAPAKAVMAKMPKDWQIFYLGRKYAMEDDKALALEYQEIGNLSNLRNLRYLSITTGRLQRKFFVNVGQSIRSLLKIPVGFIQSLYWVLRYQPAVVLSFGGYVAVPVVISAWLWDVPIATHEQTKSVGLANRIIRIFGAKVLDTGNPIREEVLKASSVKDKASRTIYITGGNQGAHVINTAVAEIIEELVEKYKVIHQTGDSMYKDFEKAKELKNYVVKKFLNGEESAQTLADARIVVSRAGANTIEEIAFLGKPAILIPIPWSSGGEQQKNAETLANLGMAEIIRQEKLSGETLLETINKIEKNYSVYSENAKKGKTLVHPDAAEKIVEEIEKLT, encoded by the coding sequence ATGAAGAAAATATTTATAACCGGCGGGCATTTTGCTCCGGCAAAAGCGGTAATGGCGAAAATGCCAAAGGATTGGCAAATCTTTTACCTCGGCCGGAAATATGCGATGGAAGACGACAAGGCGTTGGCGCTGGAATATCAGGAGATAGGAAACTTAAGTAACTTAAGAAACTTAAGGTACTTAAGCATTACCACAGGGAGACTGCAAAGAAAATTCTTCGTTAATGTCGGTCAATCCATTAGATCGCTTTTGAAAATCCCCGTCGGTTTTATCCAATCTCTCTATTGGGTTTTGCGGTACCAGCCGGCCGTAGTTCTTTCCTTCGGCGGTTATGTGGCCGTGCCCGTGGTCATTTCCGCGTGGCTTTGGGATGTCCCGATTGCTACCCATGAGCAAACTAAATCTGTGGGTCTGGCTAACAGAATCATAAGAATATTCGGGGCTAAAGTTTTGGATACCGGCAACCCGATTAGAGAAGAAGTTTTGAAAGCGTCAAGCGTAAAGGATAAAGCGTCAAGAACGATTTATATTACGGGCGGGAATCAAGGGGCGCACGTGATTAACACCGCTGTCGCGGAAATAATTGAAGAGTTGGTTGAAAAGTACAAGGTTATTCACCAAACAGGGGATTCAATGTACAAAGATTTTGAAAAAGCCAAAGAATTAAAAAATTATGTCGTTAAAAAGTTTTTAAATGGAGAAGAATCGGCCCAAACTTTGGCAGACGCCAGAATTGTAGTTTCCCGGGCGGGGGCAAATACGATTGAGGAAATAGCATTTTTAGGTAAACCTGCAATTCTAATCCCAATCCCCTGGTCGAGCGGGGGAGAACAACAGAAAAATGCCGAGACTTTGGCTAATTTGGGAATGGCGGAAATTATTCGCCAGGAAAAATTATCCGGAGAAACCCTTTTAGAGACTATCAACAAAATTGAGAAAAACTATTCTGTTTATTCGGAAAATGCCAAAAAAGGGAAGACTCTCGTCCATCCCGACGCGGCAGAAAAAATTGTTGAGGAAATTGAAAAACTTACATGA
- a CDS encoding phospho-N-acetylmuramoyl-pentapeptide-transferase: protein MGPLLGLLLLSFFITAVLLVPFIDFLYKIHFKRTDENKRVDTLNKATSITAKLLGYKKQRPIGAGVLIVVMTTVLSLWSYGMLAVRANISELAILLFSMLSFALLGFYDDFRKNFNKERTGFFGLRWRHKLIIQVILGLIIGTYFWAVLGYDFLNIHWFGMLNIGVLFVPLAAFIVVAFANAYNITDGLDGLSTGVLLICLMAFLVLSYELLHPALALFIAVWAGALIAFLYFNIFPARVELGDTGALAFGATLAVVGLLTGKALALAVIGGVFVLEVGSSLLQMLSKHFSGKKLFAVAPLHLWFMYRGWEEPKVVTRFWLIAILFAIFGLWLGVIK from the coding sequence ATGGGACCACTTTTAGGCTTGCTTTTATTGTCTTTTTTTATCACCGCCGTCCTTTTGGTTCCTTTCATCGATTTTCTTTATAAAATCCATTTTAAACGAACGGACGAGAACAAAAGAGTTGATACCCTGAATAAAGCCACTTCTATTACCGCGAAACTTCTGGGATATAAAAAACAGCGTCCAATCGGAGCAGGAGTTCTGATTGTCGTTATGACCACTGTCCTTTCGTTGTGGTCCTATGGCATGCTGGCGGTTCGGGCCAACATTTCCGAACTGGCAATTCTGCTATTTTCGATGCTGTCTTTTGCCCTTCTGGGTTTCTACGATGATTTCCGCAAGAATTTTAATAAAGAGCGGACGGGTTTCTTTGGTCTGCGCTGGCGGCACAAGCTGATTATTCAGGTAATTCTTGGGCTTATCATCGGCACCTATTTCTGGGCCGTTTTGGGCTATGATTTTCTCAATATCCACTGGTTCGGGATGCTTAATATTGGTGTTTTGTTTGTACCGCTGGCGGCATTTATTGTCGTGGCTTTTGCCAACGCCTATAACATTACCGACGGACTTGACGGGTTGTCTACCGGCGTGCTCCTTATTTGTCTAATGGCTTTTTTGGTCTTGTCTTACGAGTTGCTGCATCCGGCCTTAGCGCTTTTTATTGCCGTCTGGGCCGGAGCTTTAATTGCCTTTCTCTACTTTAATATCTTTCCGGCCCGGGTGGAGCTGGGAGATACAGGGGCGCTGGCTTTCGGCGCGACACTGGCAGTCGTGGGTTTATTAACCGGTAAGGCCTTGGCCTTAGCCGTCATCGGCGGCGTTTTTGTTTTGGAAGTCGGCAGCTCGCTTCTTCAGATGCTTTCCAAGCATTTCTCCGGCAAAAAGCTGTTTGCCGTCGCCCCTCTTCATTTATGGTTTATGTATCGGGGGTGGGAAGAGCCTAAGGTTGTTACCCGGTTTTGGCTGATTGCCATCCTCTTTGCAATCTTTGGCTTATGGCTCGGGGTCATCAAGTAA
- the ftsZ gene encoding cell division protein FtsZ: MLIKPDLTRFAKIKVIGVGGGGGNAVTSMINSGTIKGVDFVVINTDAQVLLTNPAPTKIQIGENLTRGLGSGGDPEKGRQAAEESAKKIEEKIIDADMIFIAAGMGGGTGTGASSVIADIAKKAGVLTVGVVTKPFSFEGTARTVVAEDGIAGLKDKVDALIVIPNQRILETVDKKVTLLEAFRMADSVLSASVQGISDLIVMPGLINRDFADVKSIMSNAGSALMGIGVGSGENRAGMAARQAIASPLLELTIDGARGVLFNVIGGPDMTMTEVDDAAKIIASAADPDARIIFGATIDESLVDQIKITVIATGFDENRQRLRELRYDRNFAPGVVAAQADNNKATVTKPQPDEPEEQKPETPAPTPSFDEFGDDFDVPAFMRKGK; the protein is encoded by the coding sequence ATGCTAATTAAACCAGATTTAACACGCTTCGCAAAAATTAAAGTTATCGGCGTCGGCGGCGGAGGAGGAAACGCTGTCACTTCAATGATTAATTCCGGAACGATCAAGGGCGTGGATTTTGTGGTCATTAACACCGACGCTCAGGTTCTTTTAACCAATCCGGCTCCGACAAAGATTCAAATTGGAGAAAATTTGACCCGCGGCTTGGGTTCCGGTGGGGATCCGGAGAAAGGTCGGCAGGCAGCTGAGGAATCGGCAAAAAAGATTGAGGAAAAGATCATTGACGCGGATATGATTTTTATTGCCGCTGGAATGGGCGGAGGAACGGGAACCGGAGCGTCAAGCGTGATTGCCGATATTGCCAAAAAGGCGGGAGTCTTAACCGTGGGAGTTGTCACCAAGCCGTTTAGCTTTGAAGGAACGGCCCGGACGGTGGTAGCGGAAGACGGAATTGCTGGTCTGAAAGACAAAGTTGACGCCCTGATTGTCATTCCCAATCAGAGAATTCTGGAAACAGTGGATAAAAAAGTTACTCTTTTAGAAGCATTTCGCATGGCGGACTCTGTCCTTTCTGCTTCTGTACAGGGCATTTCCGATCTAATTGTCATGCCGGGACTAATAAACCGGGATTTTGCCGATGTTAAAAGCATTATGTCCAATGCCGGTTCAGCCTTAATGGGAATTGGTGTGGGCTCCGGTGAAAACCGGGCGGGCATGGCCGCTCGGCAGGCAATTGCTTCCCCGCTTCTGGAACTAACTATCGATGGAGCCCGTGGAGTCTTGTTTAATGTCATCGGCGGTCCGGATATGACCATGACGGAAGTTGATGATGCGGCTAAAATTATTGCTTCGGCTGCTGACCCCGACGCGCGCATTATTTTCGGAGCCACTATCGATGAATCCCTGGTTGATCAAATAAAGATAACCGTCATTGCTACCGGCTTTGACGAAAACCGTCAGAGGCTGCGGGAACTGCGTTATGACCGCAATTTCGCACCCGGAGTGGTTGCAGCGCAGGCTGATAACAATAAAGCCACAGTTACCAAGCCACAGCCCGATGAGCCGGAAGAACAAAAACCGGAAACTCCGGCCCCGACGCCCTCTTTTGATGAGTTTGGCGACGACTTTGATGTCCCCGCTTTTATGAGAAAAGGGAAGTAA
- the rplU gene encoding 50S ribosomal protein L21: MNFAVVKFGGKQHLVSEGSVFEINGNLGKTGEKVEIKEVLLQAVNSKISIGTPLVEKASVTAEVVSNGKGEKIRVAKFKSKVRYRKVMGFRPLITALKVLSIGDEKVSTDSGKQPAARKGRAAKPSSK, translated from the coding sequence ATGAATTTTGCCGTGGTTAAATTTGGCGGAAAACAACACCTCGTGTCCGAAGGTTCCGTGTTTGAAATTAACGGAAATTTAGGCAAGACGGGAGAGAAAGTCGAAATTAAAGAGGTGCTCCTCCAGGCTGTTAACAGCAAAATATCTATTGGCACTCCCCTGGTGGAAAAGGCGAGCGTGACTGCTGAAGTTGTCAGCAATGGTAAAGGCGAGAAGATCCGCGTCGCCAAATTCAAGTCGAAAGTGCGCTACCGAAAAGTTATGGGTTTTAGACCGCTAATTACCGCTCTTAAAGTTCTGTCTATTGGGGATGAAAAAGTATCTACTGATTCTGGGAAACAGCCCGCAGCTCGCAAGGGCCGAGCTGCAAAGCCTTCTTCAAAGTAA